Proteins encoded within one genomic window of Thalassophryne amazonica unplaced genomic scaffold, fThaAma1.1, whole genome shotgun sequence:
- the LOC117506139 gene encoding excitatory amino acid transporter 3-like, producing KCLFSSFSLAIHAIICLPLIYFIIVRKNPYMFTMGMAQALVTALMISSSSATLPVTFRCAEENNRIDKRITRFVLPVGATINMDGTALYEAVAAIFIAQLNDYDLDVGQIVTISITATVASIGAAGVPNAGLVTMVIVLTAVGLPASDVTLIVAVDWLLDRFRTMINVLGDAYGAGIVQKLSKRELERMDVTSDVDVANPFALETTMDDEECENKSYINGGFTVDKTDAISFTETSQF from the exons aaatgtcttttttcttcttttagccTAGCCATCCATGCCATCATTTGTCTGCCTCTGATCTACTTCATCATCGTGAGGAAGAACCCCTACATGTTCACCATGGGTATGGCTCAGGCTTTGGTGACGGCACTCATGATCTCATCCAG CTCGGCCACCCTGCCCGTCACTTTCCGATGTGCCGAGGAGAACAACCGCATTGACAAGCGGATCACCCGCTTCGTTCTCCCAGTGGGCGCCACCATCAACATGGACGGGACGGCGCTGTACGAAGCCGTGGCCGCCATCTTCATCGCCCAGCTGAACGACTACGACCTGGACGTGGGTCAGATCGTTACCATCAG CATAACGGCAACAGTTGCCAGTATCGGAGCGGCAGGCGTCCCCAACGCCGGACTGGTCACCATGGTGATTGTCTTAACAGCAGTTGGATTACCAGCAAGCGATGTCACTCTGATAGTTGCTGTGGACTGGCTACT GGACCGGTTCCGTACGATGATCAATGTGCTTGGCGATGCTTACGGGGCCGGTATCGTCCAGAAGCTGTCCAAGAGGGAACTGGAGAGGATGGACGTAACATCGGACGTGGACGTGGCCAACCCCTTTGCCCTGGAAACCACGATGGATGACGAAGAGTGCGAGAACAAGTCCTACATCAATGGAGGCTTCACCGTGGACAAGACCGACGCCATCTCCTTCACCGAGACCTCCCAGTTTTAG